tcactctcagtctcactctctcacacacacaccactcgaAGAAGGTCTGATAAGATGACAGatgagctttttttttcttttttaacagCAAAATAATTTGATACATGTTGTTGCAACACATTGTTTTGAATCTAAAGGTTTTTTGAATGCAATACAGAAGCAATTTTCACACATTTCATTGTGGCTCTGCGCCCATAAATGTGCATAATTTGTATCAATAGAGTCTGACAGCTAGTGATAGTTTGCAATGAAAATAACATTAACAAATAACAATGTACTTGTGGGTAAGAAATCAACCAACTCAGCAATGCAAACTTTGCTGAAAACAGATGCACATATGATATGTCTGCTGAAAATAACAAATAGTAGCAACATGTTTGAAGCGAAGTGAACATCACCACATATAAACTTACTATCAAAGTAGAACACTAAATAAACTGAATAAACATTGAGAAAAAGTAATAGTGCCTGAGCCATGGAAgtggtttctttgttgttgcaTGTTCAATATTTCACAAGATGCAGAATTATTTCTTAAAATTGAGTAAAACTTACTAAAAGCAAGGCAACCGCTACTGCGAAAAAGACTGTTTGATGTACTAACTGAATCAAGTTTTAGAACTAAAGATCATGGGGATCGgacattgaatgattgattaagTTTATTTGCGTCGAGGACGCTTGGCAGGGGCTGCTTGCTTAACAGTTTCACTCTGTGTGTCggtgactgagagtgagacTGTAGCTGTGGAATTTGATTGTGGTGGGTTGACGTTAATGTTGATGGTGCAGTTGGACACAGAGCCTCCGAAAAAAGGGAATGGAAGCGTTGGCTGGTGGCTGCATGAATTTTGCATTGTGGCTGTTCTTGTGTGTTCTtgatgcatgtatgtgtgcatgctgCTTGTTGGAATGTCTGCAGTTGTTGATTGCAGGTGTGTTGATGAGGTGACTGATTGCTGTGGTGTAGATTGAGATTCAGCCAGTGCTGTGCTCATTTTTTTGTGCGTTTCTTCTGACATTTTTGAGTATGTGTTAATGGACTGCACATTCTTATGGCCGGTTAATTGCATTATTTCTGTGGGGGCAAATTGCTTGTTGACCAATGTTTGCACCATGGTTTTCCTTGCGCTGTGGTTGgttattcttttgttttgggtCAGACCTGCTTTGATTGCCATATCTTTCATTAAAGTCGCCAACTTGTTGACGCCAACTCTCTGTTTTTTTAACCATGTTGTGCCTGGTTTGGGGTTGGGGACAGTTGTGGTCGCGATGTAGAAGGGGTCGTCttctcctgagtagtcttttgGGCGATATTCAGCATACAGCCTGTAAGTTGCCACTGGGCATCTTGTCGGATCTTGGGGTGTTGCCCACACTGTTGGTCGTACAGCTCTGATGTTTGTGACATGTTCCCCTGTCCTGGTCTTTGTGGATCTTTCGTTGTAACTGAAACATTAGTCAGTACCGGTAATTGTTTCTTCCTTTTCTACTAAACCTTTAAAAATGTTGATATTTGTTTTATGAAATTATGTTGCATGCTGTTAGTGTTAGCATGAAATTTCAGGGTTGCTATCAATTTTTCTCTGTGTGGTACTTTTGAATTATAAGATTATTGCACTGTAGTTTAATCCAGTTACCCATTATTTTGCGGCGAGTAATTGGGAGAAGTATGATTGTGAAATACCATAAAGCCAACTGCTTTTAAGGTCTTGCTATAGGTACAATCAATAATTATCATAGGCATTTTTGGGAAAAATACAAGCCTGCTGTTGTGCTCTTATTTCTTAGGCATACATATCCCATATAATGTTAGCTGTGATTATGTGATCAGAATTTGTTTGGGCTTGGAAGTTTCATTCATGCTGCGCTTGTTATTTTGATCTGCATAACTAAATATCTTTCGTTGTTATAATACAAATCGTTTTACCTCAGGTACTCCTTGCCAGATGAATCTTTTCCAAGAGTGACATCTCCCCATTTCATCTGATGGTGGTCGGTAACTGCCCTTAGACCAAAGTGTATGCAGTTATTCCACCACATGGTGTTCAGGAGAGATTCTGCAGTAGTTTGGCCCAGTTGGTTTCTTTCGTAGAGAGTGTTTATTTCCTCGTCTGTGAGAGCTTCAGCACTGTATTGCATGTTCCCCTTGCCTGCATTTTTTAGCGCTTTTAGTTTGGCATTTAAGGTCTGTTGGGCTTGCTGGAAAGAAGGGGAACGATTGATGTCATGGGGGTACGATTTGCTTTTAAGGTGTCGGTGAATGCTTCCCCAGAAACTTCGCATCGACGTTGCTTCATAATCTGTCCCGTCAGCTTTTTTCAGTGCGATGAAGTATTTTGAAAGAATTTCATTGAGGGAGGATGGCGTCAATTGGTGAATTTCGAGCTCTGTGTTCGGCAACTTTTCTTGAATGAAGGTTTTTAGCAGCTTAACATCATGGGCAGTTTTCTTGAGTGTGTTTTGGCTGGTGTTTTGAGCAATAAACGTCGGTATGTCTGGTATTTCTGTTTCAGCAAAGCGTTTTTTTACTTTCGGCGTTGATTTTGTGTTTTCGGAGTTGTCAGTTTCTGGAAAGTCCATGTCAAGTTCTTCGAGCACATTTTGGGGCATCAGAATGTGGTCAATGTCAGGGTTTGATGGCAGACTTGCCAGTTTTTGTACATTTATTCTGTGGATTTTGCGTCTGGTGCCGTTTGGGGTCACCACATCCAGTATAGCGAAGCCAAGTGGCCTTGAAACACTCTTAACTACCCCTTCCTCACCTCCGTTGATCTTTACTATGTCGTTCACCTTAATGGGAGACAGGATTTGTTTTGACATCTTTTTGGACGTTTCTTTGGTGCCAGATAAATAGTCGTCTGCTACggtgcaagggagggtactcgtttttgttttgctttgcagCCAGGATAGTGTTCGACTGTTCAAACTAGTGTTATGCACGGGTTAATAAAACTGCGGATAGAACTCTTTAGCAGCAAAGCAATTAAGAGTGTATTACAATCTACCTTTAAGCATATTTCTGATTGGATTAAGGTTGTGCCAGCTTAAAATCTAGTTTTTATCTGTGTGCTGTCCGGGCGCAAGGGAGACTACTCTTTTGTTGTGGTTTTCATGGCAGTGTTTCGTACTGTGTGTAACAGAGTACTATGTTCTTGTAAACCGGTCTGCAGTAAACAAGGACACGGAGAAAACGTTCGAAACAGTATTGAGGGAGCACATTTTCTTTATGTTGTGTTGCATATTCTTTTTTTGGATTATTCCTATGGTAGCGACACGGATAGCAAACAGAGAATGAATAGCCTGATAGGTTCGatcgttcgctagcatctgtgttggctatcttgtaagttgaatgttcgtttttttcgacctgcattgctttcataatgaaagaaacgtttgtttattgcatcccatacatcagatcagttccgaGTTTCATTTTTgagtgcaactgatatggttttctgagccgtgcgatacgattttggaacttcagtcacattgttcggcgcgaggtcaaaggtcgggagaaAAGTAGTTCTTGGCCCAAATCGGAATcggcactatcatatattttttggagtccatgatgtatttattgagctataaaaatacaacatatatacccatactgaagtaacagagacaaagaagggaggtcatgggatatatatatatatcccatgagctgcttctttgtctctgttacttcagtatgggtatatatgttgtatttttatagctcaataaatacatcatggactccaaaaaatatatgatagtgcagattccgatttgggcaaagaactactttcctcccgacctttgacctcgcgccgaacaatgtgacacatttgtatgaagttccaaaatcgtatcgcacggctcagaaaaccatatcagttgcacgcaaaaatgaatctcggaactgatctgatgtatgggatgcaataaacaaacgtttctttcattatgaaagcaatgcagaaCAGTCGAACACTATCACAATGCCAATGGttgcaaaccaaaacaaaaaaacgagtaccctcccttgcatcgtgaGCAGACGACTGTTTATCTACCGAGAAGCGTCCTTTGGCTTCGCTTcgttatcaaacatcggctgtttcacgtattttgcgagcaagtctactcttttgcctggctctgcagtaagtccacattggcgatgaaggtatccaagaacttaacatgtgtgtatttttccgtaatccagtcatataccttcaaaatgcaatcaatcggcggtgacagacttgggtcctgttttcctcacacccataccagtttaggtttatccatgcaaacacactcgcaaaacacgtagatacatttcaaatagggaccaaatggttaaatctaaacctacatatgtgttccctaacatttgcttctctgtcaataagctaATTGtatacgttcgagaaaaacaacgtggaatcgattctgaatcgagtaagccaaatagGTGCCAAACCGGTTTCGCCCGTTCcaccgacctgaaacgcaaatcaaaagaattgtgcgcttcaactaaatgaaTTTCTATACGAcatcattactttcttgcaacttatgaacctttacttaaactaaatggtctgaaagtagtgttaccgcgtacttatcgatgcactcattcgtttcattttttcagcgacggtcacttagtttgaggttgcaaaagggccaagTCTCGGTGGCACTACTGTtttacactccacagatcgcaacagcgCTGCTAGTAgtgtacactttgtgtttgatggtagaatgggatatacagattacaacactcgtgttttttttatatggcttgtatttcagtcaagacccagcgggaatatcaatcgagatccactcgccagaggctcgtgtctcccgatgatattcatccgctgggtcttgactgaaatacaagccatataaaaaaccactcgtgttgtaacctatacatatactagatgaatacccgcttcgccgggtacggcttcgccgggaagaagtcaagccgaatacccggctgcgccggggactcggctgaaggaagggagatctaaaaatagtaacgtgcagtgaccttctaaaaatagtaaggaAGGCAGATAAActcaaaacactggagaagataaggaagagttactgggaatggtgaaatgaacagaaaaaacaaaatcggttcagcgctgcgcgctgagagcacgtgttgaaatatatcatcgaccaggttgtgtccggggtgtacctgaatatggccaccaaatttgaaagagatccatcgagaactttggccgtgcatcgcggacacgcacacacacacacacacacacacagacagacagacacaagtcgtatatgtgaccctccaccacgaaatgagtcgcatgtcacctcgcgcggttctgcgctaggcttgatataagtccggagagtgtatggtaacagtgtgagggtcaccttagtcacaggcgtataactcaaacagtttccgctcttttctaaaacggttttcaccactggatagagcataacaaactctttaggaaaatgtaaaaatatgaaaatcatgcaaaggtgacatgcgactcattccgtggtggagggtcacatatatacgacttgtgtctgtcaaCGTTTTTTTCTCTTCACATTCAGGTCAGCAACCTGGAGATCAAGGCTATCGTCAACGATCTGGTGTCTTTGTTTATGACCGGCGTTAGGGAAGACGACAAATGTCGCATCGCTTTCATCCTTGGCAATGGAAGTAGCGCATGCTATTTGCAAGAAGGGGCGGACCAATCTACATGTGGTAATGAAAACAATACTACAGAAAAGGTTTGTTTTTAGAGGAAGGACAAACGACTACTCATACAAAATTCTTCTGTACAAAATATCGTTAGTAAAATATTGCTTTATTTGATGTAGTGGCAAGTGTTTT
Above is a genomic segment from Littorina saxatilis isolate snail1 unplaced genomic scaffold, US_GU_Lsax_2.0 scaffold_497, whole genome shotgun sequence containing:
- the LOC138955203 gene encoding uncharacterized protein KIAA1958-like, which encodes MSKQILSPIKVNDIVKINGGEEGVVKSVSRPLGFAILDVVTPNGTRRKIHRINVQKLASLPSNPDIDHILMPQNVLEELDMDFPETDNSENTKSTPKVKKRFAETEIPDIPTFIAQNTSQNTLKKTAHDVKLLKTFIQEKLPNTELEIHQLTPSSLNEILSKYFIALKKADGTDYEATSMRSFWGSIHRHLKSKSYPHDINRSPSFQQAQQTLNAKLKALKNAGKGNMQYSAEALTDEEINTLYERNQLGQTTAESLLNTMWWNNCIHFGLRAVTDHHQMKWGDVTLGKDSSGKEYLSYNERSTKTRTGEHVTNIRAVRPTVWATPQDPTRCPVATYRLYAEYRPKDYSGEDDPFYIATTTVPNPKPGTTWLKKQRVGVNKLATLMKDMAIKAGLTQNKRITNHSARKTMVQTLVNKQFAPTEIMQLTGHKNVQSINTYSKMSEETHKKMSTALAESQSTPQQSVTSSTHLQSTTADIPTSSMHTYMHQEHTRTATMQNSCSHQPTLPFPFFGGSVSNCTININVNPPQSNSTATVSLSVTDTQSETVKQAAPAKRPRRK